One genomic region from Thermoleptolyngbya sichuanensis A183 encodes:
- a CDS encoding cation diffusion facilitator family transporter — protein MHTADCPEGCQAPHRSGLPTPHSYTVDAQKKAKLLWIALGLIGGFSLVELAVSLSSHSLALLAEAGHMLSDVAALALALLATWIAGWPPSAQAPFGYRRVEILAALANGLGLVAIALWIAWEAVERLQHPDAEILGLPMLITAAVGLGVNLLNASLLHDHSHHDLNLKGAFLHIVSDAIGSLGVILAAIAVWLFGWTWADGAISLVVAALILAGAVPLIRQSLNILLEQAPAYLDPAAVQAHLLQTEGVQAVETLRLWAIAPGQVALTAHLTVNPQDGPERDRLLQTLQASLQATFGLTDTTLQLAAPPATPLVNLSMPPSLELVVKE, from the coding sequence ATGCATACCGCCGACTGTCCAGAGGGCTGCCAAGCGCCCCACCGATCTGGTTTGCCAACGCCCCATTCCTACACGGTGGATGCCCAGAAAAAAGCAAAACTGCTGTGGATTGCGCTGGGGCTGATTGGCGGGTTCTCGCTGGTGGAACTGGCGGTCAGCCTGTCGAGCCACAGTCTGGCGCTGCTGGCGGAGGCGGGGCATATGCTGTCGGATGTGGCGGCGCTGGCGCTGGCGCTGTTGGCAACCTGGATTGCGGGCTGGCCGCCGTCGGCGCAGGCTCCCTTTGGCTATCGGCGGGTGGAAATTCTGGCGGCGCTGGCAAACGGGCTGGGGCTGGTGGCGATCGCCCTCTGGATTGCCTGGGAAGCAGTCGAGCGGTTGCAACACCCCGATGCCGAAATTTTGGGCCTGCCCATGCTGATTACGGCGGCCGTGGGGCTGGGGGTGAACCTGCTAAATGCGTCTCTGCTGCACGACCATAGCCACCACGACCTGAACCTGAAGGGCGCATTTTTGCACATAGTGTCCGACGCGATTGGGTCGCTGGGTGTGATTTTGGCGGCGATCGCCGTCTGGCTCTTTGGCTGGACGTGGGCCGACGGAGCTATTAGCCTGGTCGTTGCTGCGCTCATCCTGGCCGGAGCCGTGCCGCTCATCCGCCAAAGCTTGAACATTTTGCTGGAACAAGCGCCCGCCTACCTTGACCCTGCCGCTGTCCAAGCGCATCTGCTGCAAACCGAAGGCGTGCAGGCGGTGGAAACGCTGCGCCTGTGGGCGATCGCCCCAGGCCAAGTCGCCCTCACTGCTCATCTGACGGTGAACCCGCAGGATGGCCCAGAGCGCGATCGCCTCCTGCAAACCCTGCAAGCCTCCCTGCAAGCCACTTTCGGACTCACCGACACCACGCTCCAGCTTGCTGCCCCGCCTGCAACACCCCTAGTGAATCTGTCGATGCCGCCTAGCCTGGAACTGGTGGTCAAGGAGTGA
- a CDS encoding glycosyltransferase family 2 protein, which produces MTHLPNRIPVSVLVPAKDEELNLPACLESLAPADEIFVVDSQSGDRTAEIAADYGAKVVQFHFSGRWPKKKNWALDHLPFRNEWVLIVDCDERIPPALWDEIAQAIQNLALNGYYLNRRVYFLGRWIRHGGKYPDWNLRLFRHAKGRYENLHTDAAPNTGDNEVHEHVVLEGTAGYLTTDMLHIDYRDLYHWLERHNRYSNWEARVYYNLLNGMDEAGTMGDRTTHWWSNAIQRKRFLKRLWVRLPCRPLLRFVLFYILRFGFLDGHAGYTYARLLSQYEYQISVKLYELQKLNGRLNPVKKN; this is translated from the coding sequence ATGACCCATTTGCCCAACCGCATCCCCGTCTCGGTGCTAGTTCCTGCCAAAGACGAGGAGCTAAATTTGCCTGCCTGTTTGGAAAGCCTTGCGCCTGCTGATGAGATTTTCGTGGTGGATTCGCAAAGTGGCGATCGCACCGCCGAAATTGCCGCAGACTATGGCGCAAAGGTCGTACAGTTCCACTTCAGCGGGCGCTGGCCCAAAAAGAAAAACTGGGCCCTCGACCATCTCCCCTTTCGCAACGAGTGGGTGCTAATTGTCGATTGCGACGAGCGCATCCCCCCTGCCCTCTGGGACGAAATCGCCCAAGCCATCCAAAATCTAGCCTTGAACGGCTACTACCTGAACCGTCGCGTCTACTTTCTGGGCAGATGGATTCGCCACGGCGGTAAGTATCCCGACTGGAACCTGCGCCTGTTTCGCCATGCCAAAGGACGCTACGAAAATCTGCACACCGACGCTGCCCCCAACACAGGCGACAACGAAGTGCATGAACACGTCGTCCTGGAAGGAACCGCAGGCTACCTCACCACCGATATGCTCCACATAGACTATCGGGATCTCTACCACTGGCTAGAGCGCCACAACCGCTACTCCAATTGGGAAGCCCGTGTCTACTACAATCTACTCAATGGCATGGATGAAGCCGGAACAATGGGCGATCGCACTACCCACTGGTGGAGTAACGCCATCCAGCGCAAACGCTTCCTTAAACGCCTGTGGGTGCGCCTGCCCTGCCGCCCGCTGCTCCGCTTTGTCCTGTTCTACATCCTCCGCTTTGGCTTTCTCGACGGCCACGCCGGATATACCTACGCCCGCCTGCTCAGTCAGTACGAATACCAAATCAGCGTCAAGCTCTACGAACTGCAAAAGCTCAACGGTCGCCTGAATCCAGTGAAAAAGAATTAG
- a CDS encoding DUF554 domain-containing protein, whose amino-acid sequence MLDFWAKTSGTWINVATVLLGTALGLLLTGHLPERMQRVIKQGLGLTTLFIGISMAGSLNQVRGGIVDGVILGLLALVAGGLLGEWWQIEERLAIAGDWLKYRVKGRGRFTDGFVTASLLFCIGPMAMIGSLNNGLVGDARLLTLKATMDGLAAIALTGSYGIGVGFSTLAILLYQGGLSLAAGLLARALPDPASSPPVLLATGVGGLMILSIGLNLLEIGNVRVGSFLPAPFLAPLVYWLAVWLTAAFA is encoded by the coding sequence ATGCTAGATTTTTGGGCAAAAACCAGCGGCACCTGGATCAACGTTGCCACGGTTCTACTGGGTACTGCCCTGGGGCTGCTGCTCACCGGGCACTTGCCAGAGCGGATGCAGCGAGTGATCAAGCAAGGGCTAGGGCTGACGACGCTGTTTATCGGCATCAGCATGGCAGGCAGCCTGAACCAGGTCAGGGGCGGCATCGTAGACGGCGTGATTTTGGGACTGCTGGCGCTGGTGGCGGGCGGGCTGCTGGGCGAGTGGTGGCAGATTGAAGAACGGCTGGCGATCGCCGGAGATTGGCTGAAATATCGGGTCAAAGGCAGGGGTCGCTTTACCGATGGCTTTGTCACCGCCAGCCTGCTGTTTTGCATTGGCCCGATGGCCATGATCGGCAGCCTAAACAACGGGCTGGTGGGCGATGCGCGGCTGCTGACGCTGAAGGCAACGATGGACGGACTGGCAGCGATCGCCCTCACAGGCAGCTACGGCATCGGCGTTGGCTTTTCGACCCTGGCAATTTTGCTGTATCAAGGCGGCCTCTCCCTAGCCGCCGGACTCCTGGCCCGCGCCCTCCCCGATCCCGCCAGTTCACCGCCCGTACTGCTGGCAACGGGCGTAGGCGGACTCATGATTCTATCCATCGGGCTGAACCTGCTAGAAATTGGCAACGTGCGCGTCGGCTCCTTCTTGCCAGCCCCCTTCCTCGCGCCGCTAGTGTACTGGCTCGCCGTTTGGCTCACCGCCGCTTTTGCATAA
- a CDS encoding P1 family peptidase, whose translation MTVDSSSETTPSPMPEMTAEMTEDQAIATLFQAAATFWDGGDRPSAQALVAAMLAAETTARHQKTPLAFEHLLGQWRLCFTTATRKARRRGIRLGPGFYWPKFVPAQISFASADPATNQGTIANQVTLGGLWLRFTGPCRFQPKKNLLAFDFTEMGIGAGDRPLWQRSLREESAEAFAARAIAKLPFFSFFQATPHFLAARGRGGGLAIWVKRPDC comes from the coding sequence GTGACCGTTGATTCGTCGTCTGAAACGACTCCTTCTCCAATGCCAGAAATGACAGCAGAAATGACCGAAGATCAGGCGATCGCCACGCTGTTTCAGGCCGCAGCGACTTTCTGGGATGGCGGCGATCGCCCCTCGGCGCAAGCGCTGGTGGCAGCCATGCTAGCGGCAGAAACGACCGCACGACACCAAAAAACGCCCCTCGCGTTTGAACATTTATTGGGACAATGGCGGCTTTGTTTTACCACGGCCACGCGCAAAGCCCGCCGACGCGGGATTCGACTGGGGCCGGGTTTTTATTGGCCCAAGTTTGTGCCCGCGCAGATTAGCTTTGCATCGGCTGACCCAGCGACGAATCAAGGCACGATTGCCAATCAGGTGACGCTGGGCGGGCTGTGGCTTCGGTTTACTGGTCCCTGCCGCTTTCAGCCCAAAAAGAATCTGCTGGCGTTCGACTTTACCGAAATGGGGATTGGCGCGGGCGATCGCCCCCTGTGGCAGCGCAGCCTGCGCGAAGAATCGGCGGAAGCTTTTGCGGCACGGGCGATCGCAAAATTGCCCTTCTTTTCGTTTTTTCAGGCTACACCCCACTTTTTGGCAGCGCGGGGACGCGGCGGTGGTCTGGCAATCTGGGTCAAGCGGCCAGACTGCTAG
- a CDS encoding uracil-DNA glycosylase: MASEDQIDLFSLAEVAAPAASASFDPSQIPTSARIPIPPGTYASMEEMKAHCDQCQRCELGQNRTHAVIGRGGLAAPVMIVGEGPGQTEDETGLPFVGKSGQLLTKILESVQLTDEDVFICNVVKCRPPENRTPTSAEADACKGYLMEQIRLINPKIILLTGATALKGLLGIKQGITKVRGQWIEQDGRFYMPIFHPAYLLRNPSREKGSPKWLMWQDIQAVRAKLDEIRGT, encoded by the coding sequence ATGGCGAGCGAAGACCAAATCGACTTATTCAGTCTGGCGGAGGTCGCCGCGCCCGCCGCATCTGCCAGCTTCGACCCGTCCCAAATTCCCACTAGCGCCCGCATCCCCATTCCACCGGGAACCTACGCCTCGATGGAGGAGATGAAGGCGCACTGCGATCAGTGTCAGCGCTGCGAACTGGGGCAAAATCGCACCCATGCGGTCATTGGGCGTGGCGGACTGGCTGCGCCCGTGATGATTGTCGGCGAGGGGCCAGGGCAAACCGAAGACGAAACCGGGCTGCCGTTTGTCGGCAAGTCGGGTCAGTTGCTTACGAAAATTCTGGAATCGGTGCAGTTAACTGACGAGGACGTGTTCATCTGCAACGTGGTAAAGTGTCGCCCACCAGAGAACCGCACCCCCACTTCCGCCGAAGCCGATGCCTGCAAGGGCTACCTGATGGAGCAAATTCGGCTGATCAATCCCAAGATTATCTTGCTGACCGGGGCTACTGCGCTAAAGGGCTTGCTGGGCATCAAGCAGGGCATTACCAAGGTGCGCGGCCAGTGGATCGAGCAAGACGGCCGCTTCTATATGCCCATCTTTCACCCCGCCTATCTGCTGCGGAACCCCTCTCGCGAAAAGGGCAGCCCCAAATGGCTGATGTGGCAGGATATTCAGGCAGTGCGGGCGAAGCTAGATGAGATTCGCGGCACTTGA
- a CDS encoding NAD(P)/FAD-dependent oxidoreductase — protein MDAIATPEPHHVVIIGGGFSGLYAAKTLGRAKNIKVTLVDKRNFHLFQPLLYQVATGTLSPADISSPLRGILSDYKNITVLMDEAVDLDPQAQVLKLREQEIPYDTLVVATGVSHHYFGNDQWRDTAPGLKTIEDALEMRRRIFVAFEAAEKETDPEKRKAWLTFVIVGGGPTGVELAGAIAELAYRTLKEDFRNIDTSEATILLLEGMDRVLPPYDPDLSAKAAESLSRLGVTVRTKTLVTQIEPSDSGDVVTMKSGTPDNPLIETMTARTILWAAGVKASGMGKVLADRAGASCDRVGRVMVEPDFSIAGYPNIFVIGDLAHYAHQGDRPIPGVAPAAVQAGEYVAKTLQRRIQGQSVEPFIYKDPGSLAIIGQNAAVVDLGFVKFSGPPAWFAWVFAHIYYLIEFDNKLIVMLQWGWNYFTRKRGARLITGEGGVATAEAAGTYRTRVKEPVEV, from the coding sequence ATGGACGCGATCGCAACACCAGAGCCGCACCACGTCGTCATCATTGGCGGCGGATTTAGCGGTCTATACGCCGCCAAAACGTTGGGACGCGCAAAAAACATTAAGGTGACGCTAGTAGACAAGCGCAACTTCCACCTGTTTCAGCCCTTGCTATATCAAGTGGCAACGGGCACGCTGTCGCCAGCCGACATTTCTTCGCCCCTGCGCGGCATTCTCAGCGACTACAAAAACATCACCGTCCTGATGGATGAGGCGGTTGATCTTGATCCACAGGCACAAGTGCTAAAGCTGCGAGAGCAGGAGATTCCCTACGACACGCTGGTTGTGGCGACGGGTGTCAGCCACCACTACTTTGGCAACGACCAGTGGCGCGACACCGCTCCAGGGCTGAAAACCATTGAAGATGCGCTAGAAATGCGCCGCCGGATTTTTGTCGCCTTTGAAGCAGCAGAGAAAGAAACCGACCCCGAAAAGCGCAAGGCATGGCTCACCTTCGTCATTGTGGGCGGCGGCCCGACGGGAGTTGAGCTAGCCGGGGCGATCGCCGAACTCGCCTACCGCACGCTCAAAGAAGACTTCCGCAACATCGACACCTCAGAAGCCACCATCCTGCTGCTTGAAGGGATGGATCGGGTGCTGCCGCCCTACGACCCTGACCTGTCGGCAAAGGCGGCCGAATCACTATCCCGTCTGGGCGTGACCGTCCGCACCAAAACCCTGGTGACGCAGATCGAACCCAGCGACAGCGGCGACGTGGTAACGATGAAAAGCGGCACGCCGGATAATCCCCTGATTGAGACCATGACCGCTCGCACCATCCTCTGGGCAGCGGGGGTAAAAGCCTCTGGCATGGGCAAGGTGCTGGCAGATCGGGCGGGGGCGTCGTGCGATCGCGTCGGGCGCGTCATGGTGGAACCTGATTTCAGCATCGCGGGCTATCCCAACATCTTCGTCATCGGCGACCTGGCCCACTATGCCCACCAGGGCGATCGCCCCATTCCGGGTGTCGCTCCGGCCGCCGTGCAGGCCGGTGAATACGTCGCCAAGACCCTCCAGCGACGCATCCAGGGGCAGTCCGTAGAACCCTTTATCTACAAAGATCCAGGTAGCCTGGCCATCATCGGGCAAAATGCCGCGGTGGTTGACTTGGGCTTCGTCAAGTTTTCTGGCCCGCCGGCCTGGTTTGCCTGGGTGTTTGCCCACATTTACTATCTGATCGAGTTCGACAACAAGCTGATCGTCATGCTCCAGTGGGGCTGGAACTACTTCACCCGCAAGCGCGGCGCACGGCTGATTACGGGTGAGGGCGGTGTGGCGACCGCAGAGGCCGCAGGGACGTATCGGACTAGGGTGAAGGAGCCGGTGGAGGTGTAG
- the grxC gene encoding glutaredoxin 3, which produces MLNKLNALLGRRPEAVKANVEIYTWQTCPYCIRAKMLLRWKGVNFTEYKIDGDGAARVRMAERANGRRTVPQIFINNQHVGGCDDLYALDRAGKLDALLSQAG; this is translated from the coding sequence ATGCTCAACAAACTCAACGCCCTCCTGGGTCGCCGCCCCGAAGCCGTCAAAGCCAACGTCGAAATCTACACCTGGCAGACCTGCCCCTACTGTATCCGGGCCAAGATGCTGCTGCGCTGGAAAGGCGTGAACTTCACCGAATACAAAATCGACGGCGACGGGGCTGCCCGCGTGAGAATGGCTGAACGCGCCAACGGCCGCCGCACCGTCCCCCAAATTTTCATTAACAACCAGCACGTCGGCGGCTGCGACGACCTCTACGCGCTCGATCGAGCCGGAAAGCTAGACGCGCTGCTGAGTCAGGCAGGATGA
- a CDS encoding cation:proton antiporter: MSVAMIEGLSPTPETPLALMLQFVIAVLAGISGQVVAAFFNVPSIVFLLIFGILLGGDGLDWLHPQSLGLGLEVIVALSVALILFEGGLNLELRQLSTVSGSLRNLVTLGTLITLLGGGMAAHWLGEFPWAIAFLYAALVVVTGPTVISPLMKQVQVDRQVSSLLEGEGVLIDPVGAILAVVVLDVILNGNAAPLSVASGLLLRLGIGGGIGALGGWLLGQFLKQAKFLSEGQKNLVVLAGVWGLFGLAQSIRSESGLMTVVLAGLVLRASSIPDERLLRRFKEQLTILAVSILFVLLAADLSLASLFALGWGAGLTVLALMFIVRPLNVAVCTWNSGLNWRQKLFMCWVAPRGIVSASVASLFAILLTQRGISGGEAIKALVFLTILSTVFLQGLTARWVAEWLDITSKQATGAVIVGCNPLSLLIGRMFQERGESVVLIDTDLAACKLAEQEGLRAIASSALDTDVLEQAGLGRVGTFLALTSNGQVNQVLAQRAAEEFQPPRVLAVVPGDLSQESEPVAIATSAASSSTTSPTSPKVQPAFVPKMPLKTWNRYLDDRDVRLGETVLQEPILVEQQVHLATLIADGKLMPLLVERDGQLQVASTEVLQEGDRLLYLWHNPKSKMLKRLGGSNPNARLMPERIAEVETLPQPSVEIEQLLSKSIAAAPVAEDVEGDRPDPTVSDEIPGATLDATPDETPDAVPSEPKSETPRAAADALTSGITPEDVSEASVS, from the coding sequence ATGAGTGTTGCCATGATTGAGGGATTGTCGCCCACGCCCGAAACGCCGCTGGCACTGATGCTGCAATTTGTGATTGCGGTGCTGGCAGGCATTAGCGGTCAGGTTGTAGCGGCGTTTTTTAATGTGCCCAGCATTGTATTTCTGCTGATTTTCGGCATTTTGCTGGGGGGCGACGGGCTGGACTGGCTGCATCCGCAGTCCCTCGGTCTTGGGCTAGAAGTCATCGTGGCGCTGTCGGTGGCGCTGATTTTGTTTGAGGGCGGGCTGAACCTGGAACTGCGGCAGCTCAGCACGGTATCGGGCAGCCTGCGGAACCTCGTCACCCTGGGTACGCTGATTACGCTGTTGGGTGGCGGCATGGCGGCCCACTGGCTGGGGGAATTTCCCTGGGCGATCGCCTTTCTCTACGCCGCGCTGGTGGTCGTCACCGGGCCGACGGTGATCAGCCCGCTGATGAAACAGGTCCAAGTCGATCGCCAGGTGTCCAGCTTGCTGGAAGGCGAGGGCGTGCTGATTGACCCAGTGGGTGCGATTCTGGCGGTGGTGGTGCTGGATGTGATTCTGAACGGCAACGCGGCTCCGCTGTCGGTGGCTAGCGGGCTGCTGCTGCGGCTGGGCATTGGCGGCGGCATTGGGGCGCTAGGCGGCTGGCTGCTGGGGCAGTTTCTCAAGCAGGCGAAGTTTTTGTCAGAAGGGCAGAAAAATCTGGTGGTGCTGGCAGGCGTGTGGGGTCTGTTTGGGCTGGCCCAGAGCATTCGCAGCGAGTCGGGGCTGATGACGGTGGTGCTGGCGGGGCTGGTGTTGCGGGCTTCGTCGATTCCCGATGAGCGGCTGCTGCGGCGATTCAAAGAGCAACTGACGATTTTGGCCGTGTCGATTTTGTTTGTGCTGCTGGCGGCGGATTTGTCGTTGGCAAGCCTGTTTGCGCTGGGCTGGGGCGCGGGGCTGACGGTGCTGGCGCTGATGTTTATCGTGCGGCCGCTGAATGTGGCGGTGTGTACGTGGAACAGCGGTCTGAACTGGCGACAGAAGCTTTTCATGTGTTGGGTCGCCCCCAGGGGCATTGTGTCGGCTTCGGTGGCCTCTCTGTTTGCGATTTTGCTAACCCAGCGGGGCATCAGCGGCGGTGAGGCGATCAAGGCGCTGGTGTTTCTGACGATTCTCTCGACGGTGTTTTTGCAGGGGCTGACGGCGCGGTGGGTGGCGGAGTGGCTGGACATTACCTCCAAGCAGGCGACGGGCGCGGTGATTGTCGGCTGCAACCCGCTGAGCCTGCTGATTGGGCGCATGTTTCAGGAGCGGGGCGAATCGGTGGTGCTGATCGACACTGACTTGGCGGCGTGCAAACTGGCGGAGCAGGAGGGTTTGCGGGCGATCGCCAGCAGTGCGCTAGATACGGACGTGCTGGAACAGGCGGGGCTGGGGCGGGTCGGCACGTTTCTGGCGCTAACCAGCAATGGCCAGGTGAATCAAGTTTTGGCGCAGCGGGCTGCGGAAGAGTTTCAGCCGCCTCGCGTGCTGGCCGTTGTGCCAGGAGATTTGAGCCAGGAGAGCGAACCTGTGGCGATCGCCACCAGCGCTGCCAGTTCCTCTACAACTTCCCCTACCTCGCCCAAGGTTCAGCCCGCCTTTGTGCCCAAAATGCCGCTGAAAACCTGGAACCGCTATTTAGACGATCGCGATGTGCGCCTAGGAGAAACCGTCCTTCAGGAGCCGATCCTGGTGGAGCAGCAAGTCCATTTGGCAACGCTGATTGCGGATGGCAAGCTGATGCCGCTGCTGGTGGAGCGCGATGGGCAACTTCAGGTTGCCTCGACTGAGGTCTTGCAGGAGGGCGATCGCCTCCTATACCTGTGGCACAATCCCAAATCCAAAATGCTGAAACGATTGGGCGGCAGCAACCCCAACGCCCGCCTGATGCCGGAGCGCATTGCCGAGGTGGAAACCCTGCCCCAGCCGTCGGTGGAAATCGAACAGCTTTTGTCGAAATCCATCGCTGCTGCGCCTGTCGCTGAGGATGTCGAGGGCGATCGCCCTGACCCTACGGTTTCCGACGAAATCCCCGGCGCAACTCTCGACGCAACTCCCGACGAAACCCCTGATGCAGTTCCTAGTGAACCCAAAAGCGAAACGCCTCGAGCTGCGGCCGATGCTCTGACTTCCGGCATCACGCCAGAGGATGTGTCAGAAGCGTCTGTCTCCTAA
- the xth gene encoding exodeoxyribonuclease III: protein MKIATWNVNSIRTRLEQVANWLTENPVDVLCAQETKVVDADFPMAAFTDLGYTCYVSGQKSYNGVALISKTPLESVSCGFEPVLGGAIATPFDDQKRVITGVLDGIRIVNLYVPNGSSVGSDKYTYKLNWLAVLREYLAKLLEENPKLLVCGDFNVALEDRDIHDPTGREKEVMATDAERQALRAILDLGLADAFRKFNQEDGQFSWWDYRAAAFRRNLGWRIDHHYLSPPLYAEAKSCIIDKAPRKLEKPSDHTPVIVEL from the coding sequence ATGAAGATCGCCACCTGGAATGTCAACTCCATCCGCACCCGTCTAGAACAGGTCGCCAACTGGCTGACGGAGAATCCGGTGGATGTGCTGTGCGCTCAGGAAACGAAGGTGGTGGATGCTGACTTTCCGATGGCTGCGTTTACCGATCTGGGGTATACCTGCTACGTCTCTGGGCAAAAGTCCTACAACGGTGTGGCGCTGATCAGCAAAACGCCGCTGGAGTCGGTCAGTTGTGGGTTCGAGCCTGTGCTAGGAGGGGCGATCGCCACACCGTTTGACGACCAAAAGCGAGTCATTACGGGCGTGCTCGACGGCATTCGCATCGTCAACCTCTACGTGCCCAACGGCTCCAGCGTCGGCAGCGACAAATACACCTACAAGCTCAATTGGCTGGCGGTGCTGCGCGAGTATTTGGCAAAGTTGCTGGAGGAAAATCCCAAACTCTTAGTCTGCGGCGATTTCAACGTGGCGCTGGAAGATCGAGATATCCACGATCCCACCGGGCGCGAAAAAGAAGTCATGGCCACCGATGCCGAACGGCAGGCGCTGCGGGCCATTCTCGACTTGGGGCTGGCGGATGCGTTTCGCAAGTTTAACCAGGAAGATGGACAGTTTAGCTGGTGGGACTACCGCGCTGCCGCCTTTCGCCGCAACCTGGGCTGGCGCATCGACCATCACTACCTCAGCCCGCCGCTCTATGCCGAGGCTAAAAGCTGCATCATTGACAAAGCGCCCCGCAAGCTGGAAAAGCCCAGCGACCACACGCCAGTAATCGTGGAGTTGTAA